The Geobacter sp. AOG2 genome includes a window with the following:
- the cmk gene encoding (d)CMP kinase, whose translation MNGRPNGLIIAIDGPSGAGKSTIARLLANRLGYLQIDTGAMYRAVAFLVSQAGIDPSDVDAVEQLCDSANIRLDCSNGSQRVFANGQDVTELIRTPEMSLMTSRISALKPVRESMMMLQRRMGRDGGVVLEGRDIGTAVFPDAELKFFLFASPEERGKRRFAELVGNGEQVTLEETIEAVSRRDHQDSQRDLAPLRQAEDAIPVDSSRSSIDEVLNKMEDIVRKKIHQAGTTI comes from the coding sequence GTGAACGGACGCCCCAATGGTCTGATCATCGCCATCGACGGCCCTTCCGGCGCCGGTAAGAGTACCATCGCCCGTTTGCTGGCCAACAGGCTCGGCTACCTCCAGATCGACACCGGTGCCATGTACCGGGCGGTCGCCTTTCTTGTCAGCCAGGCGGGGATTGATCCTTCCGACGTTGACGCCGTGGAACAACTGTGCGACAGCGCTAATATCCGCCTCGACTGTTCTAATGGCTCACAGCGGGTATTCGCCAACGGGCAGGATGTGACCGAACTGATCCGCACGCCGGAAATGTCCCTGATGACCTCACGCATCTCGGCCCTCAAACCGGTGCGTGAATCGATGATGATGCTTCAGCGCCGGATGGGGCGGGATGGCGGCGTGGTACTGGAGGGGCGTGATATTGGCACGGCCGTCTTTCCCGACGCCGAACTTAAATTTTTCCTCTTCGCCTCTCCCGAGGAACGCGGAAAGCGCCGTTTCGCGGAACTGGTCGGCAACGGGGAACAGGTAACTCTTGAGGAAACCATTGAAGCGGTTTCCCGGAGGGATCATCAGGACTCCCAGCGCGATCTCGCTCCGCTCCGGCAGGCCGAGGACGCCATCCCTGTTGATTCCTCCCGGAGCAGCATCGATGAGGTATTGAACAAAATGGAAGACATAGTCAGGAAAAAAATTCATCAGGCCGGAACGACGATATGA
- a CDS encoding 30S ribosomal protein S1, protein MVDFKRLDTSDTGEQDDETEQQSNEFAALYNESLKERPERDKIIEGTVVRIDQDTVLVDIGLKSEGFVAANEFRDANGEITVQVGDRIRVLMTREDGKKGYILSKRKADYLAAWEKIGGSGQEGGIIEGTITARVNGGYTVDIGVPAFLPTSQVDIRPSSDADSYIGLKAKFKIIKLNQKRDNIVLSRRAILEEERASIRDVTLAKLEEGQIVEGIVKNVTDYGAFVDLGGVDGLLHVSDLSWGRVGKPSDILKPGQQVTAKVLKFDRTKGKISLGIKQTLSDPWLEVPSRYPLESRIRGRVVSLMEYGAFVELEPGVEGLIHVSEMSWTKRVRRAADVLSVGDEVEAVVLGIDMDNRKISLGLKQVSENPWKTIAEKYPVGTKIEGQIKNMTDFGMFIGIEDGIDGLVHVSDISWTKRVKHPGDVYEKAQLVQAVVLKVDVDNERLSLGIKQLEPDPWSLAPDKYRAGTKVTGKVTSLTDFGVFVELEEGIEGLIHVSELSREKVPSAKEFAAVGDNLEAVVLNCDSRERRISLSIKAMHAAAEKEEFAQYLSSQGEATSNLGELLQQEINNKNNQ, encoded by the coding sequence ATGGTTGATTTCAAACGGCTCGACACTTCCGACACCGGTGAGCAAGACGACGAGACTGAACAGCAAAGCAATGAATTTGCCGCGCTCTACAACGAGAGTCTCAAGGAAAGGCCCGAACGGGACAAAATCATAGAAGGTACGGTGGTTCGTATTGATCAGGATACCGTGCTTGTGGATATCGGCCTTAAGTCGGAAGGTTTTGTAGCGGCCAACGAGTTTCGTGATGCCAATGGCGAGATCACGGTTCAGGTCGGTGACCGCATCCGGGTGCTCATGACCCGTGAAGACGGGAAAAAAGGGTATATCCTCTCGAAAAGAAAGGCCGACTATCTGGCCGCTTGGGAAAAGATCGGCGGTTCCGGTCAGGAAGGCGGCATCATCGAAGGGACCATCACGGCTCGGGTCAATGGTGGTTACACGGTGGATATCGGTGTCCCCGCCTTTCTCCCCACTTCGCAGGTGGATATCAGGCCGTCGTCCGACGCCGACAGCTATATCGGTTTGAAGGCCAAGTTCAAGATCATCAAGCTTAACCAGAAACGCGACAATATTGTACTCTCCCGTCGCGCCATCCTGGAAGAGGAGCGCGCTTCCATTCGCGACGTAACCCTCGCCAAGCTCGAAGAAGGACAGATCGTGGAAGGTATTGTCAAGAATGTTACCGATTACGGGGCGTTCGTTGATCTGGGCGGCGTGGATGGACTGCTGCACGTTTCCGACCTCTCCTGGGGGCGGGTGGGCAAACCGTCCGATATCCTCAAGCCGGGGCAGCAGGTGACCGCCAAGGTGCTCAAGTTCGATCGTACCAAGGGCAAGATTTCCCTCGGCATCAAGCAGACCCTTTCCGATCCGTGGCTGGAGGTGCCGTCTCGGTATCCCCTGGAAAGCCGCATCAGGGGCCGCGTTGTCAGTCTTATGGAGTACGGCGCTTTTGTGGAATTGGAGCCGGGTGTTGAAGGGTTGATCCATGTCTCCGAGATGTCCTGGACCAAACGCGTTCGTCGTGCCGCCGATGTACTCTCGGTCGGAGACGAGGTTGAAGCCGTGGTGCTGGGCATTGACATGGACAACCGCAAGATATCCCTGGGCCTCAAGCAGGTGTCGGAAAACCCCTGGAAAACGATTGCCGAGAAGTACCCGGTTGGTACCAAGATTGAAGGGCAGATCAAGAATATGACCGATTTCGGCATGTTCATCGGCATAGAAGACGGGATCGACGGACTGGTCCACGTGTCCGACATTTCGTGGACCAAACGGGTGAAACATCCCGGCGATGTGTACGAAAAAGCGCAACTCGTCCAGGCGGTGGTACTCAAGGTAGACGTGGACAACGAGCGTCTGTCCCTCGGCATCAAGCAGCTTGAGCCGGATCCCTGGAGCCTTGCTCCCGACAAGTACCGGGCCGGTACCAAGGTCACCGGCAAGGTGACCTCTCTGACCGATTTCGGTGTATTTGTCGAGCTTGAAGAAGGGATTGAAGGTCTGATCCACGTGTCCGAGCTTTCCCGTGAAAAGGTGCCCTCCGCCAAGGAGTTTGCTGCTGTCGGTGACAATCTTGAGGCGGTCGTGCTGAACTGTGATTCCCGTGAGCGTCGCATATCCCTCTCTATCAAGGCGATGCATGCCG
- the ispH gene encoding 4-hydroxy-3-methylbut-2-enyl diphosphate reductase, producing the protein MKVLLAKRAGFCFGVKRATQMAFEAAGIDKKTYTLGPIIHSPQVVNKLEEMGVKVLKNLDTMDCGTIIIRSHGVASHEIEEAVQKQLEIVDATCPFVKKAQEHVKRLSETGYGVVVVGDADHPEVQGIVSYGGDKVFVVGSGEEVAKLPKMNKIGVVAQTTQSFENLKNVVSECLLRGGEIRVFNTICDATAVRQEEAKELACQVDCMLVVGGFNSANTRRLAEVCAEIQPRTHHIETAAEIIPAWFEGVERVGVTAGASTPKWIIDEVMSRIEELNKTN; encoded by the coding sequence ATGAAAGTGCTTCTCGCAAAACGCGCTGGTTTCTGCTTCGGTGTCAAACGGGCCACCCAAATGGCTTTTGAGGCGGCGGGCATAGATAAAAAAACCTATACCCTCGGACCGATCATCCACTCTCCCCAGGTCGTCAACAAGCTGGAGGAGATGGGGGTCAAGGTGCTCAAAAATCTGGACACCATGGATTGCGGCACCATCATCATCCGTTCTCACGGGGTTGCTTCCCACGAGATCGAAGAGGCGGTGCAAAAGCAGTTGGAGATTGTCGACGCCACCTGTCCCTTTGTCAAGAAGGCCCAGGAACACGTCAAGCGGCTTTCCGAAACAGGTTATGGCGTCGTGGTGGTCGGTGATGCCGATCATCCCGAGGTGCAGGGGATTGTCTCCTATGGTGGTGACAAGGTGTTTGTCGTCGGTTCCGGCGAAGAGGTCGCCAAGCTCCCCAAGATGAACAAGATCGGCGTTGTCGCCCAAACAACCCAATCGTTTGAAAACCTCAAAAATGTCGTGTCTGAATGTCTGTTGCGCGGCGGCGAAATCCGGGTTTTCAATACGATCTGCGACGCCACGGCGGTGCGGCAGGAGGAAGCCAAGGAGTTGGCGTGCCAGGTTGACTGCATGTTGGTGGTTGGGGGATTTAACAGCGCCAACACACGCCGGTTGGCCGAGGTGTGTGCCGAGATCCAGCCGCGCACCCATCATATAGAAACGGCTGCCGAGATCATACCTGCCTGGTTCGAAGGGGTTGAGCGGGTAGGTGTCACGGCCGGGGCCTCGACCCCCAAATGGATCATCGACGAGGTGATGAGCCGGATTGAAGAGCTTAATAAAACCAATTGA